In the Nitrospirales bacterium LBB_01 genome, one interval contains:
- a CDS encoding anthranilate synthase component I family protein, with protein sequence MPGRRDFLYIAQSGKIPPLYTEIPYKSPASYYAAVAGKNSFLLESVKGNFNIARYSYVGFAPYLTLIYKDSSLYVKSDEGDAISYRNPLNRLRELLEAYPQHHNPELPPFQGGACGMLSYDFVRFLEKIPKTAADDLEIPDAHFFMIDRLFSFDHKQKRGWFILCPGVREYKFGFNVLDVDLGALYDEASAEMKHFLQTALRDIPDEPEILPYSGVKPEIINSDGDKSRYMEMVSRTLEYIRAGDIFQANLSQRISAKINDADPWQIYLKLSAINPSPFACYFDFDDYKIVSSSPERLIRVNLSDGTSPVTTDTRPIAGTRPRGSDFSEDEKLTAELLLNEKERAEHIMLIDLERNDIGRVCDYGSVLVDEMMITEAYSHVIHIVSNVTGELKPDKDCFDVIRAVFPGGTITGVPKVRCMEIIDELEPVLRGPYTGSCGYIGYGKNMDLNIIIRTFVIKDGFAHLQVGAGIVADSVPEKEYFETLKKAEALILTLNTS encoded by the coding sequence ATGCCCGGCAGGAGGGATTTTCTATATATTGCGCAAAGTGGTAAAATCCCGCCGCTTTATACAGAGATTCCTTACAAAAGTCCGGCCAGTTATTATGCGGCAGTTGCCGGCAAAAACTCATTCCTTTTGGAAAGCGTAAAGGGAAACTTTAACATTGCCCGGTACTCTTACGTTGGATTTGCCCCGTACTTAACTTTAATATACAAAGATTCCTCTCTTTATGTTAAATCCGATGAGGGAGATGCAATATCTTACAGAAACCCGTTAAATCGTCTGAGAGAACTTCTTGAGGCTTACCCGCAGCATCATAACCCTGAGTTACCGCCGTTTCAGGGGGGAGCTTGCGGGATGCTTAGTTATGACTTTGTGCGATTTCTGGAAAAAATCCCAAAGACCGCCGCTGATGACTTAGAAATTCCCGATGCTCACTTTTTTATGATTGACAGACTTTTCTCGTTTGACCATAAACAAAAGAGGGGATGGTTTATCCTCTGTCCGGGGGTAAGGGAGTACAAATTCGGCTTCAATGTGCTTGACGTTGACCTCGGCGCTCTTTATGACGAGGCATCTGCTGAAATGAAACACTTTTTACAAACGGCTCTAAGAGACATCCCTGATGAGCCTGAAATCTTGCCTTACAGCGGGGTTAAACCTGAAATCATAAACAGCGATGGGGATAAGTCCCGATACATGGAGATGGTAAGCCGCACTCTTGAGTATATTAGAGCCGGGGATATTTTTCAAGCGAATCTTTCTCAGCGAATTTCAGCCAAAATTAACGATGCCGACCCGTGGCAGATATATCTGAAACTCTCAGCTATAAATCCATCCCCGTTTGCCTGTTACTTTGATTTTGATGACTATAAGATAGTCAGCTCATCACCTGAGAGGCTGATACGCGTAAACCTCTCTGATGGAACAAGTCCGGTTACGACAGACACAAGGCCGATAGCGGGCACACGGCCAAGGGGCAGCGATTTCTCGGAGGATGAAAAACTTACTGCCGAACTTCTGCTTAATGAAAAAGAGCGTGCCGAGCATATTATGCTGATAGATTTGGAAAGGAACGACATTGGGCGGGTTTGCGACTATGGAAGCGTGCTGGTGGATGAGATGATGATAACTGAGGCATATTCCCACGTAATCCACATCGTGTCAAATGTAACCGGAGAGCTTAAACCGGATAAGGATTGTTTTGACGTCATACGAGCGGTGTTTCCGGGAGGCACAATAACCGGAGTGCCAAAGGTGCGCTGCATGGAGATAATTGACGAACTTGAGCCTGTCCTAAGAGGCCCCTATACCGGCTCATGCGGTTATATTGGTTACGGTAAAAACATGGACTTAAACATAATCATCAGGACATTTGTAATAAAAGACGGCTTTGCCCATCTTCAGGTAGGAGCCGGCATCGTCGCCGATTCCGTGCCGGAAAAGGAATATTTTGAAACTCTGAAAAAAGCGGAGGCTCTCATTCTGACCCTCAATACTAGTTAG
- a CDS encoding TerC/Alx family metal homeostasis membrane protein, translated as MLFGYSVLTVVTFIILIIVSLVIDLYSSNSNKPLSFKNAAVRSSLWIFLSLGFALFIAKTNSIEKSLLFISGYLIELSLSVDNLFVFMAIFSSFSIKNEYQHRILYYGILGAIVFRIVFIAIGTSLILLGKWVLAFFGIFVIWTAWQMYRHMDTKKDVIVDYSGHWSVKLARRFFRIHHHIKENEFFTKIGGFWHLTPMFLCLIVIEIADLMFAIDSVPAVIAITQDPFLVYTSNIFAILGLRSMYFMLVSAKGHLVHLEKSVIAILFFVGVKMLLDVFNVIHIIPNISLMIVFILLMSGIIFSLTHPNKHNTPKN; from the coding sequence TTGCTTTTTGGATATTCTGTACTAACAGTTGTAACATTTATTATTTTAATAATTGTCTCATTAGTAATTGATCTATATTCAAGCAATAGTAACAAGCCATTGTCGTTTAAAAATGCAGCAGTCAGGTCTTCTCTATGGATTTTCCTATCTCTGGGTTTTGCATTGTTCATAGCAAAGACTAACAGCATAGAAAAATCTCTTCTTTTTATTTCAGGGTACCTTATAGAACTTTCACTATCAGTTGATAATTTATTTGTTTTCATGGCAATATTTTCAAGTTTTTCAATAAAAAATGAATATCAACACAGAATTCTTTATTATGGAATACTTGGTGCCATAGTTTTTAGAATAGTCTTTATTGCAATCGGCACTTCTCTCATATTGCTTGGCAAATGGGTTTTGGCATTTTTTGGCATATTTGTCATATGGACAGCATGGCAGATGTATAGACATATGGATACTAAAAAGGATGTGATTGTTGATTATAGCGGTCACTGGTCAGTGAAATTAGCCAGACGTTTTTTTCGCATACATCATCATATTAAAGAAAATGAGTTTTTTACAAAAATTGGAGGTTTTTGGCATTTAACGCCCATGTTTTTATGTCTGATAGTAATTGAAATTGCTGACCTGATGTTTGCAATAGATTCCGTACCTGCAGTCATTGCTATAACGCAGGACCCCTTTTTGGTTTATACATCAAATATTTTTGCTATTTTGGGGCTTCGCTCTATGTATTTTATGTTAGTGTCAGCCAAGGGTCATTTAGTCCATTTAGAAAAAAGCGTGATTGCTATTCTTTTCTTTGTAGGTGTTAAAATGCTTCTTGACGTTTTTAATGTCATTCACATAATACCCAACATTAGCCTTATGATTGTGTTTATTTTATTAATGTCCGGTATAATATTTTCTCTCACTCATCCTAATAAGCATAACACACCGAAGAATTGA
- a CDS encoding Uma2 family endonuclease — MDTIERDLDLTEIINGEEIMGPSPFRRHQDVVTEIAKKILFHLEKHNLGKLYISPLDVIFEEGINRLQPDLLFIRKENMSIIQDWIRGVPDMVCEIISPGSYEKDTEIKKAIYERYRVPEYWIVMPELQTIQILTIEDNKYRLYSSAALEGVVTSKVIEGLAVNVRDIFG, encoded by the coding sequence ATGGATACCATAGAGAGAGATTTAGATTTAACGGAAATCATTAACGGAGAGGAAATCATGGGGCCCAGTCCATTTAGACGTCATCAGGATGTTGTTACAGAGATAGCAAAGAAAATACTGTTTCACTTAGAAAAACATAATTTAGGGAAATTATACATATCACCACTTGACGTAATCTTTGAAGAGGGAATTAACAGGCTCCAGCCTGATTTACTGTTTATCAGGAAAGAGAACATGAGTATCATCCAGGATTGGATAAGAGGCGTACCGGATATGGTTTGTGAGATAATATCTCCGGGCAGTTACGAAAAGGATACCGAGATTAAGAAGGCTATCTATGAAAGATACAGGGTGCCGGAGTACTGGATAGTGATGCCGGAGCTGCAAACGATTCAGATATTAACCATTGAAGATAATAAGTACAGACTGTATTCCTCTGCGGCACTTGAAGGCGTGGTTACGTCTAAAGTCATAGAAGGGCTTGCAGTTAATGTCAGGGATATATTCGGATAA
- the speE gene encoding polyamine aminopropyltransferase: MIKFIEQEPYSPIAHTYEVEKILHKEKSKFQELTVIQNPFFGRMLLLDGIVQITDRDELFYHEIITQIVMHAHPEPKRVVVIGGGDGGVVKEVLKHKSVEKVYFVEIDEAVIRVSKEFFPSVSEKVDDPKVEIKVMDGAEFVRSVKNIDITIVDSTDVIGFARTLFTKEFFDNVKNSMNSNGMFVTHTESLHFHKDIVIEMQENLKKVFPVVDLYTQCIATYPGNWWAFAVGTSGLDPRVMRHPFEIETKYYDDEIHERLFVTKKFYKKLINRELKW; encoded by the coding sequence ATGATAAAATTTATTGAACAGGAGCCATACTCACCGATTGCTCACACGTATGAGGTGGAGAAAATCCTTCACAAGGAAAAAAGCAAATTTCAGGAGTTAACCGTAATACAAAATCCTTTCTTCGGGCGGATGCTTTTGTTAGACGGAATCGTCCAGATAACGGATAGGGATGAGCTGTTTTATCATGAGATTATTACCCAAATTGTGATGCACGCTCATCCGGAGCCTAAGCGGGTGGTCGTAATAGGTGGCGGCGATGGCGGCGTGGTAAAAGAGGTGCTAAAGCACAAAAGTGTAGAAAAGGTATATTTTGTTGAGATAGACGAGGCCGTTATCAGGGTCTCTAAGGAGTTTTTTCCGTCAGTTTCAGAAAAGGTAGATGACCCGAAAGTTGAGATAAAAGTCATGGATGGCGCCGAGTTTGTTAGAAGCGTTAAAAACATAGACATAACGATAGTTGACTCTACAGACGTTATTGGTTTTGCCCGAACACTTTTTACTAAAGAGTTTTTTGACAACGTAAAAAACTCAATGAACTCAAACGGAATGTTTGTAACGCACACAGAATCGCTTCACTTTCACAAAGACATTGTGATAGAGATGCAGGAAAATCTTAAAAAAGTTTTTCCAGTTGTGGACTTATACACACAGTGCATAGCCACGTATCCCGGCAACTGGTGGGCTTTTGCAGTTGGCACAAGCGGTCTTGACCCGCGTGTGATGAGGCATCCCTTTGAAATAGAAACTAAATACTATGACGATGAAATCCACGAGCGCCTATTTGTTACAAAAAAGTTCTATAAGAAGTTAATCAACAGAGAGCTTAAGTGGTAG
- a CDS encoding type III PLP-dependent enzyme: protein MVRTFIIDESLAKLVDKTTFLKTLNYIDSGLVKTPCLVIDGDKLARNAATIGRGIQNSKVFYAVKANPATEVLDFLNRQSLGFEISSTGELNVLAALNIAPDRIISSNPVKIPDFIAAAYSYGIRMFSLDSTTEVKKISVHAPGSSVYVRLSVPNEGSEWPLSKKFGVEIDDALSLILMSKDYGLNPVGVTFHVGSQCNNVYNWNIAVDKAGLVFDMAASAGVSLSVLNVGGGYPIKYTRDVPGVQIIEQNINKLIAQRFGRTMEIHLEPGRSMVGDAGIMVSRVTGKADRLNEKWLYIDVGVFNGLMESIGGIKYSYIVETTPHTAAKQHWVLAGPSCDSFDVIDKNVYLNEPEPGDIVLILSGGAYTISYASEFNGCAIPHTVIV, encoded by the coding sequence ATGGTTAGGACATTTATCATAGATGAGTCATTGGCAAAACTTGTTGATAAGACAACTTTTTTAAAAACTCTCAACTACATTGACTCTGGTCTTGTGAAAACTCCGTGTCTGGTTATTGATGGCGATAAACTTGCCAGAAATGCCGCAACTATAGGCAGAGGGATACAAAATAGTAAGGTGTTCTATGCTGTAAAGGCTAATCCTGCCACTGAGGTTTTGGATTTCCTAAACCGGCAAAGCCTCGGGTTTGAGATATCATCGACAGGTGAGTTAAACGTGTTGGCTGCCCTTAACATTGCGCCTGATAGAATTATATCAAGTAATCCGGTTAAAATTCCGGATTTCATCGCAGCCGCTTATAGCTACGGCATACGAATGTTTTCATTGGATTCAACGACTGAGGTCAAAAAAATATCGGTGCATGCTCCGGGCAGCAGTGTCTATGTGCGGCTTTCCGTCCCCAATGAAGGCAGCGAGTGGCCATTAAGCAAAAAGTTTGGGGTGGAAATTGACGATGCGCTTTCATTAATCCTCATGTCTAAAGATTATGGTCTAAATCCAGTCGGGGTCACTTTTCATGTTGGCTCGCAGTGTAACAACGTATATAACTGGAACATAGCGGTGGATAAGGCAGGGCTTGTCTTTGATATGGCGGCATCAGCCGGGGTCTCTCTGAGTGTGCTTAATGTTGGTGGTGGGTATCCGATAAAATATACGAGAGATGTACCCGGTGTGCAGATAATTGAGCAAAACATCAATAAACTAATCGCACAGAGATTTGGCCGCACTATGGAGATTCATCTTGAGCCCGGGCGCTCTATGGTAGGTGATGCCGGCATTATGGTATCCAGAGTAACCGGTAAGGCGGACAGGTTAAACGAGAAATGGCTCTATATTGATGTCGGAGTGTTTAACGGACTGATGGAGAGCATTGGCGGAATTAAGTACAGCTATATCGTTGAAACCACACCGCATACAGCAGCAAAACAGCACTGGGTGCTTGCCGGGCCAAGCTGTGACAGCTTTGACGTCATAGATAAAAACGTGTATCTAAATGAGCCCGAACCCGGCGATATAGTTCTTATTCTTTCCGGCGGAGCATATACAATTTCCTACGCATCGGAGTTTAACGGCTGTGCCATACCGCACACTGTAATCGTATAA
- a CDS encoding efflux RND transporter periplasmic adaptor subunit: protein MKKLIIAVVALALLTIAIYFFFMGKKNDTLRYRTEQIEKGEIVSVITATGVVNPVTTISVGTQVSGTIKEIFVDYNSPVKKGQLIARIDPDTFQAQVNQAQANLKLARANLKKSKASLNDAQRGMKRNKELFEKKFISQSDMDTSETNYLTASATVDASVAQVEQAQAALILSESNLKYTNIYAPVDGIVVSRSVEVGQTVASSFQTPTLFSIAGDLTKMQIDTNVVEADIGKAAKGQLVEFTVDAYPEIIFKGVVTQVRNAPITVSNVVTYDVVVRVDNAELKLKPGMTANATIIVDKKSDILKVPNSALRFQPSMLSKKSESKSTSIWILKAGKPQRIAVTKGQSDGNYTEVISEQLAPGMEVIVESKTSSNTSKPPVSKHQPHGAILF, encoded by the coding sequence GTGAAAAAGCTTATTATTGCTGTCGTAGCTTTGGCGTTACTGACAATTGCGATTTATTTTTTCTTTATGGGTAAAAAAAACGATACGCTCAGATACCGCACCGAACAGATTGAAAAGGGCGAAATAGTGTCCGTGATTACGGCAACTGGCGTTGTTAATCCTGTAACTACAATTTCTGTAGGCACTCAGGTCTCAGGCACTATCAAAGAAATATTCGTTGACTATAACTCTCCCGTAAAAAAAGGACAGCTGATTGCACGTATTGATCCCGACACATTTCAGGCGCAAGTCAATCAGGCTCAGGCAAATTTAAAACTGGCACGGGCTAATCTTAAAAAATCAAAAGCCTCCCTTAACGATGCCCAAAGAGGTATGAAACGAAATAAAGAGCTGTTTGAAAAAAAGTTTATATCACAAAGCGATATGGATACATCTGAGACAAATTACCTTACTGCCTCAGCCACTGTTGATGCCTCTGTTGCACAGGTTGAGCAGGCTCAGGCAGCGCTTATCCTGTCGGAGAGCAACCTAAAGTACACAAATATTTACGCTCCAGTTGATGGAATTGTCGTCTCACGCTCAGTAGAAGTCGGACAGACGGTAGCCTCAAGTTTTCAAACTCCTACGCTTTTTAGTATTGCCGGAGATTTAACTAAAATGCAGATTGATACAAACGTCGTTGAGGCAGACATCGGCAAAGCCGCAAAGGGACAGCTGGTAGAGTTTACCGTGGACGCCTACCCTGAAATTATATTTAAAGGCGTTGTAACTCAAGTTAGAAACGCGCCCATTACGGTCTCTAATGTTGTCACATACGACGTCGTAGTGCGAGTTGACAATGCCGAGTTAAAATTAAAGCCGGGAATGACAGCAAATGCCACAATCATAGTGGATAAAAAGTCCGATATACTGAAAGTCCCAAACAGTGCTCTCAGATTTCAACCATCCATGTTGTCCAAAAAAAGTGAGTCAAAAAGCACTTCAATTTGGATTTTAAAGGCTGGGAAACCGCAACGTATCGCTGTTACAAAGGGACAGAGCGATGGTAACTACACGGAGGTAATCTCAGAACAGTTAGCCCCCGGCATGGAGGTAATAGTTGAATCTAAAACCTCTTCAAACACCTCAAAACCGCCTGTGAGCAAACATCAGCCCCACGGAGCCATACTCTTTTAA
- a CDS encoding ABC transporter ATP-binding protein, which produces MIETTDITKVYRMGDVDVAALSGISLTIKSGEFTFLMGPSGSGKTTAMNLIGCLDKPTSGKYSLDGEDVGTLSRDSLSKLRNEKIGFVFQGFNLLPRTSALENVELPLLYMGVSQKERRNRAMAALERVGLSDRAHHQPNQLSGGQQQRVAIARALVNNARLILADEPTGNLDTKTSAEVMKLFTALNEDSGITIVVVTHEPDIAAYGKRIIRFLDGKILSDEIRN; this is translated from the coding sequence ATGATTGAAACCACAGACATTACAAAGGTTTACAGGATGGGGGATGTTGACGTTGCTGCTTTGAGCGGGATTTCATTAACTATTAAAAGCGGGGAATTTACTTTTCTTATGGGACCCTCAGGCTCTGGAAAAACCACTGCCATGAATCTTATAGGCTGTCTTGATAAACCCACATCCGGCAAGTATTCTCTGGATGGCGAGGACGTAGGAACTTTAAGCAGGGACAGCCTTTCAAAGCTAAGAAATGAAAAGATAGGTTTTGTGTTTCAGGGGTTTAACCTACTACCGCGCACATCGGCTCTTGAAAATGTGGAGCTGCCGTTGCTCTACATGGGAGTGTCTCAAAAGGAAAGACGCAACAGGGCGATGGCTGCTCTTGAGCGCGTAGGGCTAAGTGACAGAGCGCATCATCAGCCCAATCAGCTCTCAGGAGGGCAGCAGCAGCGGGTAGCCATAGCAAGAGCTTTGGTTAATAACGCCCGTCTAATCCTTGCCGATGAGCCAACCGGTAATCTTGACACTAAAACCAGCGCCGAGGTCATGAAACTATTTACTGCACTCAATGAGGATTCAGGCATTACTATTGTCGTAGTCACCCATGAGCCGGATATTGCCGCTTATGGAAAACGCATCATCAGATTTCTTGACGGTAAGATTTTAAGCGACGAGATTAGGAACTAA
- a CDS encoding FtsX-like permease family protein, whose amino-acid sequence MMNLSSTLTTALRALRVNKMRSLLTMLGIVIGVCAVIVMIAVGTGARIQLEEQNRAMGSNQLLVLPGSSTSGGVRMGGSTMNTLTLNDAEAIRKECPAVELVAPDYGGVAQAVFNNYNWATSIKGTTPEIFEIREWSLTSGKYFTAQDVNAASKVCLVGQTVVENLFGGTDPVGQAIRIKNLPFKVIGILNKKGSSPMGQDQDDTIFVPITTAQKKLFGTQLPGLVKAIIVKARSLEEMQTAELQIGDLLRQRHHLRGAQEDDFTVRNITQIMQAAEESSKMMSVLLGSIASVSLMVGGIGIMNIMLVSVTERTREIGIRMAVGAQVWDIRLQFITEAIVLSLAGGITGIAAGIAGAHILSGFAGWKTIINLYSLVISLGFSGLIGVFFGFYPAYRASELNPIDALRYE is encoded by the coding sequence ATGATGAATTTATCTTCAACACTTACAACAGCACTGAGAGCGCTCAGAGTCAACAAAATGCGCTCTCTACTAACTATGCTTGGGATAGTAATCGGCGTCTGTGCCGTAATTGTGATGATAGCTGTAGGGACGGGCGCCCGCATTCAGCTTGAGGAACAGAACCGCGCCATGGGGAGCAATCAACTGTTGGTGCTACCAGGTTCAAGTACATCTGGAGGAGTAAGAATGGGCGGCTCTACCATGAACACCCTGACACTTAACGATGCTGAGGCAATAAGAAAAGAATGCCCAGCTGTTGAACTTGTGGCTCCCGACTATGGAGGTGTGGCTCAGGCTGTATTTAATAACTACAACTGGGCAACCTCCATAAAAGGCACTACGCCTGAGATATTTGAAATCAGAGAGTGGAGCCTTACCTCAGGAAAATACTTTACAGCACAGGATGTAAACGCCGCCTCAAAGGTATGTCTTGTTGGGCAGACTGTGGTGGAAAACCTTTTTGGCGGTACAGACCCAGTTGGTCAGGCAATAAGAATAAAGAACCTTCCGTTTAAGGTAATTGGAATACTTAACAAAAAAGGGTCATCGCCAATGGGGCAGGACCAGGACGATACAATATTTGTGCCCATTACTACTGCCCAGAAAAAACTCTTTGGCACTCAACTGCCAGGACTTGTTAAGGCTATAATCGTTAAAGCGAGAAGTCTTGAGGAAATGCAAACTGCAGAGTTACAAATCGGAGACCTTCTAAGACAAAGGCATCATTTAAGAGGTGCTCAGGAGGACGATTTTACTGTAAGAAACATTACCCAAATAATGCAGGCTGCCGAGGAGTCCTCTAAGATGATGTCTGTTCTGCTTGGTTCTATAGCCTCAGTGTCCTTAATGGTCGGAGGGATTGGAATTATGAATATAATGCTTGTTTCAGTTACCGAGCGAACCCGTGAAATAGGCATTCGTATGGCAGTAGGCGCTCAGGTGTGGGATATCAGGCTTCAGTTTATCACAGAGGCAATAGTGCTATCATTAGCAGGCGGAATAACAGGAATTGCCGCAGGAATTGCCGGAGCTCACATCCTATCTGGTTTTGCAGGCTGGAAAACAATTATAAATCTCTATTCGCTGGTAATATCACTGGGATTTTCCGGTCTTATCGGTGTGTTTTTCGGATTCTATCCAGCCTACAGAGCATCTGAGTTAAACCCGATAGACGCTCTGCGATATGAGTAA
- a CDS encoding NAD(P)/FAD-dependent oxidoreductase, protein MKRIVVIGGGSGGVMFSNRMRREYSPDDLEIVVIERSEKHFYQPAFTLVVFGLDEPKNLTRPVKDLFFEGITLMHDEAVKIDAANNKVITGKSGELYYDYLVIATGAKLIFDETEGLKESLDADKNVFTFYNLNGAIKLRDKLKDMDGGTIVSSVCEMPIKCPAAPMKFIMMAEDTMRLKGLRNKFKFIFTTPMPAVFSREPYASKLNAIFASRGIETVANFTPSEVDHEKGVLKDFGGKEVKFDLLSITPPHGGEFVIENSENVGDAAGWVSCDKHLMVSKKFANIYGIGDATDFPTSKTASGIRKQAKVLVERLKADMKGEVSDAKYDGEIICPMLTKYKRVMFAHFNYEESMSPALESYSNWVLKAHMLRPLYWNLMLNGLV, encoded by the coding sequence ATGAAAAGAATAGTGGTCATTGGTGGTGGAAGCGGTGGTGTTATGTTTTCAAACCGCATGAGAAGGGAATACAGTCCTGACGACTTGGAAATTGTGGTAATTGAGCGGAGTGAAAAGCATTTTTATCAGCCGGCATTTACTCTTGTCGTTTTTGGTCTGGATGAACCCAAAAATTTAACAAGACCCGTGAAAGATTTGTTTTTTGAAGGTATTACTCTGATGCACGATGAGGCTGTAAAGATTGACGCCGCAAACAACAAGGTAATAACCGGTAAAAGCGGTGAGCTTTACTACGACTATCTTGTAATAGCTACCGGAGCAAAACTGATTTTTGATGAGACCGAGGGGTTAAAGGAAAGTCTTGACGCAGATAAAAATGTGTTTACCTTCTATAACCTAAACGGCGCAATAAAACTCAGGGACAAACTTAAGGATATGGACGGCGGCACGATAGTATCGTCAGTGTGTGAGATGCCGATTAAGTGCCCAGCAGCCCCTATGAAGTTCATAATGATGGCTGAGGATACAATGAGGCTTAAAGGGCTGAGAAACAAGTTTAAATTTATATTTACAACCCCAATGCCGGCTGTTTTTAGCAGAGAGCCTTATGCTTCAAAGCTCAATGCTATATTTGCATCAAGAGGTATTGAGACAGTCGCAAACTTCACGCCGTCAGAAGTTGATCACGAAAAGGGAGTGTTAAAGGATTTTGGCGGAAAAGAGGTTAAATTTGATCTCCTATCCATAACCCCTCCTCATGGCGGTGAGTTTGTTATTGAGAACTCGGAAAACGTTGGAGACGCAGCAGGGTGGGTCAGTTGTGATAAACACCTAATGGTAAGCAAAAAGTTCGCTAATATTTACGGCATTGGAGATGCTACTGATTTCCCGACGTCTAAGACCGCCTCTGGCATCAGAAAGCAGGCGAAGGTGCTTGTTGAAAGGCTTAAGGCAGACATGAAGGGTGAGGTTTCCGACGCCAAGTATGACGGTGAGATTATATGTCCGATGCTCACTAAATACAAGAGAGTTATGTTTGCCCACTTCAACTATGAGGAGTCTATGTCTCCGGCATTAGAGAGCTACTCCAACTGGGTACTCAAGGCACACATGCTCAGGCCTCTTTACTGGAACCTCATGCTTAACGGCTTAGTGTAA
- a CDS encoding DUF1641 domain-containing protein gives MAKKNTEVTSSGTERMAAQVNDIYNRLSIVEGFVSDLMPAMEKITKEIGETLNGLRERYERDETLELIKKLGDNIPTFIQMLDAMKAFKGFFEDMMPAVDTMMKELTPTINSLRLLYEKDETLDLLVKTGENIPSFIKLLDFLHNFDKDGGLDFALEAAYAKETEFMIKGMEKCAVRTMQQLMEKPLKPGVFSLFSAIKDPEVQKGFILMTTFARNMPQCMLETIEASGEIFKPKTR, from the coding sequence ATGGCTAAGAAAAACACAGAAGTAACCTCAAGCGGCACAGAGAGAATGGCCGCACAAGTTAATGATATTTATAACAGGCTCAGCATTGTAGAGGGATTTGTATCCGATTTGATGCCTGCTATGGAAAAAATTACAAAAGAAATAGGCGAAACTTTAAATGGTCTCAGAGAACGCTACGAAAGGGATGAAACCCTTGAGCTGATTAAGAAACTAGGCGATAATATCCCAACTTTCATTCAGATGCTTGATGCTATGAAGGCATTTAAAGGGTTTTTTGAGGATATGATGCCTGCTGTTGACACTATGATGAAAGAGTTAACACCAACCATTAATTCGCTGCGGCTACTGTATGAAAAGGATGAGACTCTTGACTTACTCGTTAAAACAGGCGAAAACATACCATCATTCATTAAGCTTCTGGATTTCTTACATAACTTTGACAAAGACGGCGGTTTGGATTTTGCACTTGAGGCTGCCTATGCAAAAGAAACGGAGTTTATGATAAAGGGTATGGAAAAGTGTGCGGTTCGTACCATGCAGCAGCTTATGGAAAAACCCCTTAAGCCCGGTGTGTTTAGTCTATTTTCAGCTATAAAGGACCCAGAAGTACAAAAAGGGTTTATACTTATGACCACCTTCGCAAGAAACATGCCCCAGTGTATGCTTGAAACCATTGAGGCAAGCGGAGAGATATTTAAACCTAAAACGCGATAG